The Kryptolebias marmoratus isolate JLee-2015 linkage group LG9, ASM164957v2, whole genome shotgun sequence nucleotide sequence ccagtctgttttttaaaaaaaaaaattattaaagctaacaaatgtttttcttttcaggagtTTTGGTTTGACTCCAGCTGTGTATCAAGCTGCAGAAGTTattcaaggtaaaaaaaaaaaaaaagagggggattaaactatttaaaaaaacactgttttaaactcGAGAAATGTTTCTGTGCCAAACCAATAGATATAAAACTTTTTGGTTTCCATTTTAAGGAATATTAAAGTAGTTTTGTGGTTGGAGTGAAAAATGGAGGCTTGTAAAAGTTGTAAATGATGCAAAGAGGATTTTTaaggaatgataggcctttatTGAACTGTGAATGGCCGCCCAGCAGGGATGCAGCTTGTACAATTATGCTGAGCACAGCAGTCCCTCAGGGGTGTGTACTCGGCCAACTGCTTTTCATGCACCTCACTCACGACTGCACTGTGAAGTCCAAATACAACCTCAGCATGAAGTTTGCTGATGCCACAACTGTTTTGGGCCTCATCAGAATGAACAGTGAAGGTTCAGACAGAGAGGAAGTGGCACAAAACTATCTGCTGATCAGCAGCTCTGGGGTGGAAAGAGTCAAAAACCACCAGATTCTTGGGAGTGGACATCTCCAACAACATCACCTGGACCACCAATACCAGTTAGGAAGGCACAGGAAAGTCTTCACTTCCTGTGGCGACTGAAGAGAGCCAGCCTTCCACCACCTATCCTCAACACCTTCTACAGAAGCTCTGTGGAGGCTGACCAGCTGCATCACCACATCTGTGCTCTGCACAGGAAAAGATGTCACTGCAGCGGGTCATAAAGACAACTGAGAGGGTCCTAGGAGGCTCCCTCCCTTCCATCCAGGACCATTGTAATAgatgctgcacacacacagcctcaGCCATCATTAAGGACACCTCCCACCCCTCCCATGGGTTGATCGACCTGCTGCCATTGTCAGGAGGCTACGTAACATCAAAGCATGTTCTACAAGGTTCTGATGCAGCTTCTTCCTCTTAGCTATCAGGGttcttaacacacacacagacacttgaGCATACTTTGTATGTAAGAATAAAGTTGGTGATTTACTGTCAATAAAAACCGCTTCTCGGTCCGTTGTGTTACAGAATCAGCTGAGTCGGTCGTCATCCCTAGGAAGAAAACATGGTACGTGCTGATTTGGATGTTTCGTATAAAGATAACACTGTCAGAAACCTGTTTCTCCACACCACACATGTTCATGTTCAAAGTTTTCTTCAAGCGAGACacgttattttattttattttagttatttatttgtttatttttaaataaacaggagCAAAGAAGCAGTGCTGGAGGCGCTGGCTTCAACTGTCAGCAGGGTGAGACGTGATTCTCTCTGTTCTGATTTATTTGGTGTCTGTATGTTTTTCTGGAGCAGCgtctttgtttgttgtcttaTTTAATGTCTTTTGCTCCCCTGCAGGATCCCACAGCGTATCCCTACCAGTTTCAGGATGATTCATTCTTGTCTCCCAGGACGGCTACTGAGTTTGTGCgttttacaaaacacacacacgcgcacacagaAATACAACTTTATAactcaatattttatttttagtcagacctttttcttttttgaaccattgctgaaacaaagttttacaagagtctttttttttcttttattaatgcctagtttcatttaattcagtGTCCTCAATCTTCTCGTACATCACCCTCAAACTTTCTACACAGATGTTCTTCTGTTGTTACCGCCCGCCTCCGAAAGGCGAAGGTGGACGatatgtgtgtttctgtgcatgtcTGCTTCTGTAGAGTGAAACAGGGTGTGGAGCCTCTGTGTTTAACTCTCCATTTCcctaaaaaaaatggcaataatttcagtttatttttttcaattttacagatattaatctTAAATTgtacgtggtagtagctgagagtcattcacaacacgtttTCTGAGCGTGACACCTTACAGTACGTTTGTGCAACATGTCTCCTTTGCTCATTACCGGTGAAAAGAGAAAGCCGTGGCTCTGAACACATTGCGACGTGTTGCTAGTGAAGAGCGTCCTCCCTGGTGGAGAGGACAATAAGTTGGTGACGTTTTATTGACTGATGTGTCTCTTTGTTCCTCTCTGCAGAAGCAGTTCTCTCTCTCGCAGGAGTCCGGCAGATCTGCAGCCAAATACTTAGTCAACAACAATCCCACGTTCTTCAGCAAACACTTTGCAGAACCACATATACCAGTAagaaacacgcacacacagagaagGTGTAGATGTTGAGGATAGTACCAGAgaacattatcacccactgtcaaaaggaaaaagtgtgtttgtgtgtttgtttgtctgcaaaatatctcatgaaccactgtgcagattttaatgaaactttcagaaagtattcatctacaactaattaacacacacagccaactgaccttagcgaACTCGAAAATGGCTGTAACCCACTTACTtctacagatatggagctaaaggggtggaaattagcacccgccaccggccaaatgcgggtaaatatttgaagtggcgggtgaatttgatcaacacacacgccactgtggcgggttggcaatttgaacagaaaaggtgttatttgtcctcctgacatatagggggcagcaatgtgctcgagttgctgctaaatgcaagaaggagaaaagtttagcagacactcNNNNNNNNNNNNNNNNNNNNNNNNNNNNNNNNNNNNNNNNNNNNNNNNNNNNNNNNNNNNNNNNNNNNNNNNNNNNNNNNNNNNNNNNNNNNNNNNNNNNNNNNNNNNNNNNNNNNNNNNNNNNNNNNNNNNNNNNNNNNNNNNNNNNNNNNNNNNNNNNNNNNNNNNNNNNNNNNNNNNNNNNNNNNNNNNNNNNNNNNNNNNNNNNNNNNNNNNNNNNNNNNNNNNNNNNNNNNNNNNNNNNNNNNNNNNNNNNNNNNNNNNNNNNNNNNNNNNNNNNNNNNNNNNNNNNNNNNNNNNNNNNNNNNNNNNNNNNNNNNNNNNNNNNNNNNNNNNNNNNNNNNNNNNNNNNNNNNNNNNNNNNNNNNNNNNNNNNNNNNNNNNNNNNNNNNNNNNNNNNNNNNNNNNNNNNNNNNNNNNNNNNNNNNNNNNNNNNNNNNNNNNNNNNNNNNNNNNNNNNNNNNNNNNNNNNNNNNNNNNNNNNNNNNNNNNNNNNNNNNNNNNNNNNNNNNNNNNNNNNNNNNNNNNNNNNNNNNNNNNNNNNNNNNNNNNNNNNNNNNNNNNNNNNNNNNNNNNNNNNNNNNNNNNNNNNNNNNNNNNNNNNNNNNNNNNNNNNNNNNNNNNNNNNNNNNNNNNNNNNNNNNNNNNNNNNNNNNNNNNNNNNNNNNNNNaaaatattacaacagttcactgcaaacccatatgatgcactcgatccactgcagattacatgcagtctcacaccaattaggtgttgtgatgagaagcaattttattttctgtttttcaagagtagtcagcttgtagggcaccacaactgcttccacccacctccatcatcttcatcatatgaaataactttttggtaaaatatttgagtggctggtaaaaaatgttgtccaccagccactatggctggtggacaacatttttaatttccacccctggtcacAACACGTCTcccgagtgctaacagatcagaTGAGATCTGGCATACGTGCGTTCCTTCATGGGATGCTAGATCTTTGTTGCGGATCTGTTTTCATGAACTAGCTggtgatctgtgtgtgtgtttgtagtgtCTGATGCCAGAGACGGTGtcgctgcagctggaggaggtgaGCGAGGAGGCGCTGAAGGAACGAATCAACCTGAGGAAAGTTACTGCTGCCGTCGACATGTACGATCAGCTGCTGCAAGCCGGTGAGATCGCTCGCACACGCTCGTTCTAAAAACGTTCCTGGCCGCGTCACCCGCATTTATTccctgttgttttcttcttccaggCACAGCGGTTTCCATGGCGACGGCCCACGACCTGCTGGACCTCATCTGCCTGTACTGTGACAGGGACCCTGCCCAGGACGGggtgctgcaggaggaggacgCAGTGAGTCCTCACCAATGAACACGTCCGGGTGCTGCCGAGTGGTTGAGCTTCACTCAGACCTGTCTGTGTGTTGCCTTCAGAACGAGGCGGTGAAGGACGAGAGGAAGCGGAGGGCGACGAGGTCCAAAGCTACGAGCTGGAAACCAAACAGCAACGCAGAGAGGATCTTCAACCTGCTGCCCGAGAGAGACACACGGTGTTACTCTGCTCTGATCAGAGGCATGGTGAAGGTACCAAACCCACACTGGAGCAGCGGTCACAGGGTTACTTTAGTCCAGGATGAAAAAActtacatctgtgtgtgtgttgttgttttttttttttccactgcagcaTAGAGCCTATGAAAAGGCATTCAGCTTGTATACAGACCTGCTCAACAACAAGCTCACAGGTGAGTCTTAACAAACACGTTTGTGCTTCCTTTAAGTTTGAGCCATTAGTCTGAAGAGCAGCAGGGATTTCAAGTGATGAATCTTACATTAATAACTTCACTTAAATAATCATTTctaatcttttctttgttttggtcagTACTGCTTTAATAATGCAGGCCATGTCAGTGTAAAACATACATCATTTAAAGTGTATATGGTGAAAAATTGAGTTTTAAAGGTAAGATAAATAAGATAAGAGAAGTTCATTGCTTTATACTTTTGTACAACAAGATTCTAGTGAGAACTTCACAAGTACAAACGATATAAACAGGTTAATATAAACAATAGAAATACTAGAAGCAGAGAAGCACTGTGCTTTAATCAACAGTTGTTTTAATCTGTTAAAGTCAAATatgtctaaaaaataaaaggttaaatgtACTGGTATTCTGTCATACATAAACCAAtggtatttgttgttttgtcagaaaatgtgGTACTGTTCCACTtacacattattgttttttttctgcattttatttggtttaatcaATGTTTACTTGTATTATAGTACTTGTTATTGTTATCTTCactaatcattttaatttttttttcacagttctgTAAATTTAATACAAACCCTAACTCTAACtattgtaaattaaaacagaaccaTTTTAATAATATTCATTTTTGCACACCTGGATTTGGggattttctgttgtttttctttgcaaattCCCTCGGACTCAGTCTGGTTGGATGGGGATGATCGGTGGAGCTTCAGAAATGTTGGACAGGTTTTAACTCTGGACTCAAAATTCAAGTTTCCCCTCAACCCTGATCAgtctcccagtccctgctgctgaaaccccccctgccacacacacagcatgatgctaccaccaccgtgcttcactgtggggatgatAATGGGCAGGTAATGAGGGATGCCTGGATTCCTTCAGacataacttttaaaatgaaggctTAACAGTTCAGTCttggtttcatcagaccagAGAACCTGTTCCTCACAGTCTGAAAGTCTTTAAAGTGGATTTTTAAGCGTTGTACTCTGAGGAGAGGCTTCCTCCTGGCCACACTGCCACAGAGGAGTCCTTCTGGAGAGAAGTCCCATCTCTATGAAGCtctcaaactgaaaagtgtAGCATTCCAAGCCTAATGACTCTCATGATGGAGGGGGGAAAGTGATTTTTATGTGAGTTTAGCTCAGGATAAAAAAGCAACTCACTACGGTTTTAAAGCTTGAAAGTCTGCAATTTTcagttagaaataaaaaagctccTCAAATGAAAAGTGAtacatcttcaaaaaaaaacaagtcaccGTTTTAGGACTTTGTAAGGAACTGTCCAAGCTCTCTTCTGCTGAAGGGgatcattaaaaacagttttcctaACATTTATAGATTTCTACCCGTTTTTAAGATGAGATGATTTGCTTCTGATTTTGGATTGTCCCACGCATCAAACTTTCCCCAAACTAGGATTTTACTCTGCGCACTTTGCAGTCCCATATGTAAGCCTTCCCTCTTGTCTGCAGGTGACGTCCACATCTTCAACGCTCTGATCCTAGCAGCTCCAGATGTCCACGACAAATATGATGAGAGATGGAACCTCATCACTGTAAGCTCCTTTTCCTTAACTCTGAGACCGCTTTCCTCTGAACGGGAAACAGATGCTGCAATGAGCTCTTTAGTGGGAGACCAGGGCTATAATCCTGTtaaggttatttatttattgatttattctaTGTCCATCCTAAGGCGGCTCTTATTATGTTATAGCTCCatctgtctgtggacaatttcttgtccaagctctaaattgataaccTTTTCACATAGAAACGTCAAACTACAcaactggacacctcatgggccAAAGATGATCCCTATTGTTGTCAGTGGTACAGGGTTAAAGGTCAGGGCCACAGGTGACCCCCCCCTGTCTCTGCTCCAGCTTGACACTCGAgtaacacagaaatgtcaaaccctTTGTTCCCTGGATTGTCCCTATCTGTCCATCCATGAGACAGTCCACAGTGAGTAACTCCAGATGTTTAGGAGAGAAAACGTCAGACTATGGCTCCACATGTGATCTTATTTTATTAGGGCCACCTCCATTAAAGAAATCTTGAGTGTTGCTCATGAAGTCCATTCTCGTCACAACTGAGAGCTGCACTTCCATGTTCTTTAACTGAAAAGCGAAATGCCACGATTTGTTTGTATATGTTAggaaagtttaaacaaatgttatcACGTATGGAAGTACAGgattagatgtttttgtttctaaagtgagACCAGACGTGTTCATCAGTTTGTTGATGGCTTTGTCTGTTTGCCGTTTGTTACCCAGATCctgtgtttctctctctctgtaggAGCTCTTGAACCAGATGAATCAACAGTCAATCCGTCCCAACCTGCAGACCTTCAACAGCATCCTTAAAGCTCTGAGAAACTGTGGCTATCTGTCCAGAATTTACGCTCCACAAGCTCTGACTGAGATGAAGGCTCTGGGAATCGGTAACTATGAGTTCATTCATTCTGctgcactgttttgttttggggtccccccccccacccctctctcTTCACTGAtccatatttgtgtgtgttcagttcCCAGCTTGGCCACCTACAACCACATTCTGGGTGTCTTTAAAAAACCAGGTACACCTTGTATTGACTCTGAGACTGATGAGagtttgagctgtttgtttggGACTGAATGAGTTTGAACAGTGTGGGTTTCCCCCTCCAGGCTCCTCTGGGATCAGCAGCATAGACATTTTACAGGATTTGATGTCAGAGCTGGAGGGATGTAGCTTTACCTGCCGGGATCCTGATGATGGTAAgtcacggtgtgtgtgtgtgtgtgtgtgtgtgtagaacaAGAGATCATAAATACAGGTTGATGAGATGTTTCCATCATATGGAAATATGTCATTATCTACATAACGTGGCACCTTATTGATCCTGAGTTCTCTTTATTTCTTCACAGTTCTCTTCTTTTCCAATGCGATGAGGATAGTAAGTTTtgttcacttgtttgttttgcttttattcatgatgatcattttttttaaagccacaagAGATATTTTTTATCCGCcacatttctttattaaattttagatttgttttctaTTGTTCTAGTTAACATACAGCAAAATATAGTTCTTTTCTATATAAATTCTACATATTTgataaatatcacattttataCAGTTATAATCAAGTTGGTTGTCAGGGTAGTTAATTTGAAGAGGTCCTTCAGATCCTTTAAAGTTGGCTTCTggagaaaggttatgaacagttaatatcttacctgttgcagaaagctctttgaacagcctcagtttgaagaaagatGGTGCGTTCCCATTTGCTGGCCACTAGAGGGAACTTGTCCTTTAAGGCTTCCGGTCCCATCTGTAGTTTTAATCTATCTTGATGTGCAGCAGTTCACCTTTATCTTAGTTGCATTTAAATGAACCaatagctcgtcagtctggtcagacttaaactttttgtttcctaactaaggtcattcagagagctatctgcaacagataagatattatttgttcataatcttACCATAGAATCCCGCTTCAAAATAGctaaaatgtctccaaattagCTCTGTTAACTTGCCTTTATATAAACACTAATTCACTGTGTGTGCCTGTTTCTGTCTTGCTTTAAGTGTTTGGATAACAAAGATCTGGATTTGGGTTATAAAGTCCATAGTCTGGTGGAGGTTGGGGAGAACTGTAGGCTGCTGGGAAATTCCTACAAACAAAGCATTTACTAGTAAGTTACAACTCTAAAGTTCTGCTGCGTTTCTGTGAAACCTTCCCATCAAAGTAAGCGAACCTTTCCTGACTCCTTCCCAGCGGTTGCTTCTTCAGCCTGCTGTGCCTAATGGAGCACATTGATGTGGTGCTGAAATGGTACAAGCAGATGATCCCCTCGGTCAGTACTCTCCGCACCTCACCTTCTGTTTACTAACACAGCACCATAAAATGAGCCGGTACCACCTGATCAGGGTTCAGCTTTGGTTTCACTTTCATCACCAGTTGTTTTGCAATTTACCTGTGTTAGAAATGGAACACAAATACAGCAAATTATATCTAATAGCATAAAAGAGATTAGGAGCAAGAATGTCAGGTGATGTAAAATAATGTGTAATTAATAGATAAATGctactttaatcattttaatatcCTTGTTCCTTTTTGTTACTAATACCTCTTCATCGCCTGTCAtcgtgtgcatgtttgtttttgtttatctgctgaaaaaaatggccaccatgatgtgaatgactctcagctactatcacaccgaGTGCTACAGAgtgcattattttcaagatttgaccaaaacattatAACTTGGTCGGTTCTCTGGTATGAAAGGGGGAGTGCAGCGGGTCCTCTGATCTTGATGGTCATTCATCTTGTGATtaggaatgaataaaaatcacaaaaatgtttttttttgtttttgttttaataaatccatCAATTGATTTTCCTCCGCTTATCCATGGTTGGGTCACAGGGGCAACAGGAGAGAAAGTCAaacctccctctctccctctggtgaagctctccagctcctcctaggGGATCCTAAGGAAGAGAATATGCCCAAAccccttcagcagcagcagctctactccaagaTCCCCCCGGATTACGGACCTCCTCAATTTGTCTCTAAGTCTGTGCCCAGCCAAATTTAgccacttgtatccaggatcttgttctttcctTCATGATCCACACCTTATGACCATCGGTGAGGTTTGGAATTTAAATGGATCAGATGCTTTTCACTTCAGCTcttttttcaccacaacagaccgaagcaacaccctcattactgaggACAAGACCCTAATCTGTTGATCCATCTCTTGCTCCATgctaccatcactcatgaatCAGAGTCAGAGATACTAGAGTTCCTCCACCTGAGGCAGATCTGGAAGGAGCATTCCACCATTTCCCGTGTAAAACAATCAGACACTCAGCTGCATACCGtcccagtgcacgctgaaggtcatggcctgaaggcgccaacagaaccacatcgtctgcaaaaagcagagacgagaccctgaggttcccaaaccggACACCCTCCTCTACACGACTgcgccttgagatcctgtccaagAACAAACGGGATCATAGACAAGACAAGGGGCAGCCCTGCTGGATTCCAATCCGCACAGAAAACAAGCTAAACTTTGTGCCATGGATGTGACAtagctcctgctttggttatacagtgACCAGGTAGTCTTTAGTCAAACTCAAGCAGTTCCCCATCCAGTTTCTTTTCCAAGGCATCGAATGGTTTGCTAAAACCTCCTTGGAGTCAACCAAAAGTCCTCCTCCATGGCCGCTCAAAATTCCCAATGCTGGAGTTTCTGCGTCTGCACCCAAACAGCTGCAGTACCTCTGGCCATCCTATACCTGTCCGCTGTTTTTTTGAGTCTTCAGTGACAGCCAGTCCCTATAGACATCTTTCTTCAGCCTGATGAGCTCCGTCAACACTGGTGTCCTTCGGCGGCAACAGTGACCTTCTGGTCACAGCTCCTGGAAGCCACATCTGCAAAAAACACCCTTGAACATGGCCCGTTTTGAGTTCATGTCCCTTCCTCCcccaaaacattcaaaaagaaaaaaaaatctgtagttTCTGATGCTGCACTGATAATGTTACatttcaaccaaaaaaaaatcaaatttccaGCTTCTGATTAGAAATAAGTTGTCTTATTTAAATAAGACGAGTCAGAATGTGTTGAAAATAATTGATCATGTTTTCTCAAGATATTTGGTtcatatatgtttattttgactTAGAAAATCTCATAGACGTGATAACTAAAAGCTACttctaaaacaatttaaaaaaaagtggaacgTCATCAGAAATCAGGTCAGCCATGCTGCCAATTGAGTCGAGCTTAAAATGTCAGATCATCAGACATTTCTGTGATCGATTATCTCTAAGTGTAAGGACACTTATATTAAATGATGAAACTGGGTTTAACACAAGAACAACTTTTCACACCAAAATGATCTTATTTTCAggaaaaaggcttcttcttttttagatactttttttattttaagaagacAAAGGATTTATCAGGATCAAAAACAGTTAACTCcccttttaaagttttgccatGTAGAGCATTGCAGCTGATTATTGCATTGAGCTTTTTCTAAATCATAACATAGTTTTGTGCTAATGTGGTAAACTCTATTGGCGCATGAcacaaaagttttctttttaaattgacaaAGATAAAAGGATCAGTTTCATGCTCAAATTGTCTGAGACGTTTTCAGTTGTCAGTAGTTAATTCTTGATTTCCATGAAATCCTCTGTTCGCAGTTGTACTACCCCAACTTCTTAGGACTGAGGGACCTGCTGCAGGCTCTGGACACGGACAACCGGTTGGACCTGCTGCCCATGATATGGAAAGGTGGGATCAGGCTTCATGCTGCAGATCTTAAAGGACTCATTGTTTGACTTGTCTTAGTAAATACGGCTGTTATAGTCACAGGAAAAAGAACGTAGACCCTCTTTTTacgtatcaggacataataaaaatgatccgATCTTTATCAGGATTTAAAAGGATTTCAGTTTAACCTcgagtgtacaaaaacacactacGAATTCCACCGTGTcgttatttattcaacaaaaaagaagccaaactgGAAAAGCtttgtgtggaaaaactgaGTCCATGacccagcagcttgtagaaccgtCCATAGCATCATGACTTTCAGTCGTGTTTTTTCTGTTGGACTTTATCTGTTCCTTACATGGTtatggaggaattttggcccactcttctttccgacaatgcttcagttcattgaggatTGGAGACACTGGTCTCTGTACAaactttggtctacagaggagttcattaTCGACTCACTGACTGTAAGgagcccaggtcctgtggctgcgaaacaagcccaaaccatcagccctccaccaccgtgctgac carries:
- the ptcd3 gene encoding pentatricopeptide repeat domain-containing protein 3, mitochondrial, with translation MVRPSHKPSVCNNMAAPCRHVGHYIQRNGRFLRSNFEQLLGIRSFGLTPAVYQAAEVIQESAESVVIPRKKTWSKEAVLEALASTVSRDPTAYPYQFQDDSFLSPRTATEFKQFSLSQESGRSAAKYLVNNNPTFFSKHFAEPHIPCLMPETVSLQLEEVSEEALKERINLRKVTAAVDMYDQLLQAGTAVSMATAHDLLDLICLYCDRDPAQDGVLQEEDANEAVKDERKRRATRSKATSWKPNSNAERIFNLLPERDTRCYSALIRGMVKHRAYEKAFSLYTDLLNNKLTGDVHIFNALILAAPDVHDKYDERWNLITELLNQMNQQSIRPNLQTFNSILKALRNCGYLSRIYAPQALTEMKALGIVPSLATYNHILGVFKKPGSSGISSIDILQDLMSELEGCSFTCRDPDDVLFFSNAMRICLDNKDLDLGYKVHSLVEVGENCRLLGNSYKQSIYYGCFFSLLCLMEHIDVVLKWYKQMIPSLYYPNFLGLRDLLQALDTDNRLDLLPMIWKDVKLFSHDKLDLEKELLRLMAREKHSPEVQESFAACALDIKSVLEGRAHMQWTSSSLSDVTTLLLRANKWEQAWEMLQFFKAKNGVPSNALLNRFLSVCQSRGASQRAVELVQLSAAFCLPATPSLATRVLAEFDLTEKQRSVLSELEAAENLSD